One window from the genome of Perca flavescens isolate YP-PL-M2 chromosome 17, PFLA_1.0, whole genome shotgun sequence encodes:
- the cryzl1 gene encoding quinone oxidoreductase-like protein 1 isoform X2: MKGLYCRAGESDAEPKFVIQETSLPEVLGSHLVRVQVKACGLSPVDFKLLEDLGIQRDLIPVGREVAGVVMQVGDKVSFFQPEDEVVGILPLDSPCSGLCDVIEIDEHYLVQKPEKLSSVCVAGALRDGLCAHTALHTHARMAAGHTLLVMDGASSFGLMCIQLACHHGVKVLTTSHSPQKHTFLEQLRPSVVKVIPVYNGSSDLLPVVLEETGGLGVDIVIDSGVRLHEEESEKTKLLPHKHDIISVLGVGGHWVTSHKDLQLDPPDCRFLYLKSASLTFLNHEVWTASSAQQGRYLHILKDIVEKMSAGVLRPQPEETVPLYEATVTMATVQRHQKKKAVIQL; encoded by the exons ATGAAAGGTTTGTACTGCCGAGCTGGTGAGAGTGATGCTGAGCCCAAGTTCGTCATTCAGGAAacg AGTCTTCCAGAGGTTTTAGGCAGCCATCTGGTCCGAGTTCAGGTAAAGGCATGTGGACTAAGCCCAGTGGACTTCAAG CTGCTTGAGGACTTGGGGATCCAGAGAGACCTAATTCCTGTCGGCAGAGAGGTGGCCGGGGTCGTCATGCAAG TGGGCGACAAGGTCTCTTTCTTCCAGCCGGAGGATGAGGTTGTAG GCATTCTGCCTCTGGACTCTCCCTGCTCTGGACTCTGTGATGTCATTGAAATAGATGAACACTAtttag TTCAGAAGCCAGAGAAGCTCAGCTCGGTGTGTGTCGCAGGAGCTCTGCGTGACGGCCTGTGTGCTCACACtgctctacacacacacgctcgcaTGGCAGCCGGACACACACTCCTGGTCATGGACGGAGCCAGC TCTTTTGGCCTTATGTGCATCCAGTTGGCTTGTCACCACGGAGTGAAGGTTTTAACGACATCCCACTcgccacaaaaacacacattcctGGAGCAGCTTCGGCCCAGCGTAG TTAAGGTTATTCCAGTTTATAACGGCTCATCAGACCTGCTGCCAGTGGTTTTGGAGGAGACAGGAGGACTGGGAGTGGATATAGTCATAGATTCTGGag tacgtCTGCACGAGGAAGAGTCAGAGAAGACAAAGCTCCtcccacacaaacatgacatcatcaGTGTGCTGGGAGTCGGGGGCCACTGGGTCACATCCCACAAAGACCTGCAG TTGGATCCTCCAGATTGCAGATTCCTGTACTTAAAATCCGCCTCTTTGACTTTCCTCAACCATGAAGTGTGGACGGCTTCGTCGGCTCAGCAAGGACGATACCTCC ATATTCTGAAGGACATTGTGGAGAAGATGTCAGCTGGAGTTCTCAG ACCTCAGCCTGAAGAGACGGTCCCTCTCTATGAAGCCACGGTTACCATGGCGACTGTCCAGCGTCACCAGAAGAAAAAGGCTGTTATTCAACTCTGA
- the cryzl1 gene encoding quinone oxidoreductase-like protein 1 isoform X1: MKGLYCRAGESDAEPKFVIQETSLPEVLGSHLVRVQVKACGLSPVDFKLLEDLGIQRDLIPVGREVAGVVMQVGDKVSFFQPEDEVVGILPLDSPCSGLCDVIEIDEHYLVQKPEKLSSVCVAGALRDGLCAHTALHTHARMAAGHTLLVMDGASSFGLMCIQLACHHGVKVLTTSHSPQKHTFLEQLRPSVGVQDPLVVKVIPVYNGSSDLLPVVLEETGGLGVDIVIDSGVRLHEEESEKTKLLPHKHDIISVLGVGGHWVTSHKDLQLDPPDCRFLYLKSASLTFLNHEVWTASSAQQGRYLHILKDIVEKMSAGVLRPQPEETVPLYEATVTMATVQRHQKKKAVIQL, translated from the exons ATGAAAGGTTTGTACTGCCGAGCTGGTGAGAGTGATGCTGAGCCCAAGTTCGTCATTCAGGAAacg AGTCTTCCAGAGGTTTTAGGCAGCCATCTGGTCCGAGTTCAGGTAAAGGCATGTGGACTAAGCCCAGTGGACTTCAAG CTGCTTGAGGACTTGGGGATCCAGAGAGACCTAATTCCTGTCGGCAGAGAGGTGGCCGGGGTCGTCATGCAAG TGGGCGACAAGGTCTCTTTCTTCCAGCCGGAGGATGAGGTTGTAG GCATTCTGCCTCTGGACTCTCCCTGCTCTGGACTCTGTGATGTCATTGAAATAGATGAACACTAtttag TTCAGAAGCCAGAGAAGCTCAGCTCGGTGTGTGTCGCAGGAGCTCTGCGTGACGGCCTGTGTGCTCACACtgctctacacacacacgctcgcaTGGCAGCCGGACACACACTCCTGGTCATGGACGGAGCCAGC TCTTTTGGCCTTATGTGCATCCAGTTGGCTTGTCACCACGGAGTGAAGGTTTTAACGACATCCCACTcgccacaaaaacacacattcctGGAGCAGCTTCGGCCCAGCGTAG GTGTTCAGGATCCTTTAGTAG TTAAGGTTATTCCAGTTTATAACGGCTCATCAGACCTGCTGCCAGTGGTTTTGGAGGAGACAGGAGGACTGGGAGTGGATATAGTCATAGATTCTGGag tacgtCTGCACGAGGAAGAGTCAGAGAAGACAAAGCTCCtcccacacaaacatgacatcatcaGTGTGCTGGGAGTCGGGGGCCACTGGGTCACATCCCACAAAGACCTGCAG TTGGATCCTCCAGATTGCAGATTCCTGTACTTAAAATCCGCCTCTTTGACTTTCCTCAACCATGAAGTGTGGACGGCTTCGTCGGCTCAGCAAGGACGATACCTCC ATATTCTGAAGGACATTGTGGAGAAGATGTCAGCTGGAGTTCTCAG ACCTCAGCCTGAAGAGACGGTCCCTCTCTATGAAGCCACGGTTACCATGGCGACTGTCCAGCGTCACCAGAAGAAAAAGGCTGTTATTCAACTCTGA